The Pedobacter ginsengisoli region GAGGCGGTTCATGCTAAATTAGATCAGGGGGCTAAATCAGCTAAAAAAGCGACCATGCATGCTATGAGCGAAATTAGTGGTGCTATCATCTCCATAACGCTCATTATGGCTGCGGTGTTTGTTCCGGTAACCTTTGTTACGGGATCTGTGGGGGTGTTTTACAAGCAGTTTGGTTTAACACTTGCTGTAGCTATTATTATATCTGCTGTAAATGCACTTACTTTAAGTCCGGCACTTTGTGCATTGTTATTAAAGCCTCACGGTGAAAGTCATGAACAGAAAACAGGCTTTTTACAGCGTTTTTATGCTGGGTTTAATGCTTCATTCAGCACCATGACCAACCGTTATAAGAAGTCGGTTGTTTTCCTGATAGGAAAAAAATGGATCGCATTTGCGATAATCCTTGTATTTAGTCTTTTGTTCGGTTTTTTAGTTAAAACTACCCCAACCGGATTTGTACCCAATGAGGATAGCGGTTCTATATATGGTAATGTTATTTTACCTCCGGCAACTTCTTTGGAACGCACAGAATTCATTGCTAATAAAATAGACAGTATTGCCAGGTCTATTCCCGAAATTGAATTGTCATCAAGAGTTGCCGGTATGGATTTAATGAGTGGTACCGGAAGTTCGTATGCAGCCATATTTATCAGGTTGAAACCATGGAAAGAACGAACAAAAAAAGGACAGGATATTAAAAGTATTGTTGGTCAGCTGTTTGCAAAAACTGCAGAAATTAAAGGTGCCAGTATCATATTTTTTGCAGCACCAACATTACAAGGGTTTGGAAATAACGATGGTTTCGAGTTTCAGCTGCAGGATAAAACAGGGGGAAGCTACAAAGCATTTGATGCGGTGATAGGCAAATTTATGGGTACACTGAATCAGCGCCCCGAGATTATGTATGCGGCCATATCATACAATACAAGTTTCCCCCAATACGAGGTTAATGTAAACGTTGCAAAATGTAAAGAAGCTGGTGTTCCTGTTAATCGCGTGCTCGGAACATTACAGGGTTATTTAGGTGGTATTTATGCGTCAGATTTTAATCGTTTTGGTAAGCAGTACCGTGTAATGATCCAGGCTGAAGCCGAACAGAGAACTAATAAAGAAGCTATCAACCGGATATATGTAAGAAATGATAAAGGTGCAATGGCTCCAATATCAGAATTCATTACACTTAAAAAGATCTATGGTCCGGAATTTATAAACAGGTTTAACCTGTTTACTTCAGGGGCGGTAAATGGTGCCCCTAAGCCTGGTTATAGCTCAGGCGATGCGATAAAAGCTATTCAGGAAGTAGCTGCCCAGACTTTACCACAGGGTTATACATATGAGTTTTCAGGGTTGACTTTAGAAGAGTTGTCGAGTGGCAGTCAAACCCTGTTGATCTTTATGCTTAGCCTGCTGTTCATTTATTTCTTGTTAAGTGCACAGTATAAAAGTTATATTCTACCATTCTCAGTGTTACTTTCATTGCCTATAGGATTGGCCGGGGCATTCTTGTTTGCCCGGTTGTTTGGGCTTGATAACAACATATTCCTTCAAATCAGCTTGATTATGCTCATCGGCCTGCTCGCAAAAAATGCCATCCTTATTGTAGAGTTTGCGCTGATGCACCGACTTAGTGGAATGAGTTTAATTCAGTCGGTAATTTCAGGTGCTACAGCCAGATTAAGGCCAATTTTGATGACCTCATTTGCCTTTATTTTCGGTTTGCTTCCATTAATGATTGCTACCGGAGCAGGGGCTTTAAGCAACCGCTCAATTGGAACTGCTGCGGTTGGAGGAATGCTTATAGGTACAGTATTCGGAGTATTTGTGATCCCTGCTTTGTTTGTGGTTTTTCAATCTCTTCAGGAGAAAATATCCGGTATACGCAAAAACAATGAAGTTTTATAATTCCTAAGAAATAAATGTAATGAGAAAATATATAGGGCTAATGATTTTATTGACTGTGCTGGTTTCATGCCAGGTGTCAAAAAAATATGAAAGGCCAACAATAGAAACTAAGAATGTCTACAGGGATCAACAATTGGTTGATACAGCCAATATTGCTACTATACCATGGCAAAAATTATTTAGTGATCCTGTTTTAATTGAACTGATAACAGAGGGGTTACAGCAAAACCTAGATTTAAAAATAGCTGTAGAACATATAAACGCAGCCAGAGCGTGCTTTAAACAGAGTAAGGCTGCCTTTTTACCGGACTTAAATGGTAATGCAGCCATAACCAGGTCAAAACTGGCCTACCCACAAGGGTTTGGTATTATCAGCTCATCAACCCAGCTCGATGTAGGGTTAACAGCCAGCTGGGAAGCCGATATTTGGGGTAAACTCAGAAGCAGTAAGCGTAGTGCATTAGCTGGTTTGTTGCAAACTGAAGAAGCTAGAAAAGCTGTGCAAACACAATTGATTTCCGAAATTGCAAATAACTATTTTACGCTTTTGGCTTTGGATGAACAGTTAATTGTTTTAGAGAAAACCGTGGCCAATAGAAAAACAGACGTAAGCACAATGAAATCTTTAAAAGCTGCAAATATAGTAACCGGAGCTGCAGAGGTACAGAGTGAAGCCAATCAGTATGCCGCAGAAGTTGCTATCCCACGTTTAAAAAGGCAAATAAGAGAAACGGAAAACGCGATGAATGTTTTACTGGTTCGCGAGGCCGGCTCCATAAATAGGAAGTCATTAGAATCTCAGCAATTGTCTTTAGATCTGAATATTGGTATTCCTGCTCAATTACTTCAAAACAGGCCGGATGTTAGACAGGCAGAGTATGCTTTTATGCAGGCTTTTGAGACAACCAATGTTGCCCGGAAATTGTTTTATCCATCATTCAGTATAACTGCTTCCAGTGGTTTTACCAGTTTCAGTTTCAAAGACTGGATTACTCCTTCGGGTCTGTTTGCAAATATTGCAGGGGGTATTGCACAGCCGATCTTTAATAAAGGTGCAAACAAAGCCCGGTTAACAGCAGCCAGTGCCGCTCAGCAAGAATCGGCCTATCTGTTCCAGAAATCATTATTAAAGGCAGGAGAGGAAGTCTCGAATGCACTTTTCTCTTATCATACTGCAATTGAACAGCAAAATATAAGAACGAAGCAATTGCAATCGCTGCAGAAATCTGTTGACTTTACAAAAAAACTATTAAGGTATAGTTCAGCCACAAATTATACAGATGTATTAACTTCCGAACAAAACCTGCTATCGGCACAGCTGGATAATATAGGAGATAAACTGCAGCAATGGCAGGCAGTAATTACCCTTTATCGCGCTCTTGGGGGCGGGTGCCAATAAAAATAAGAAGAAACGGTTTGTATTTATAAGAATTGATATTCAGGAAGATCTTTTATAAATACAAACCGTTCCTCTTTGTGATCTATTGTTGCATAACAATGCATTAATCCGTTTGTTACTACCAGCCATCTGGTTTTATGCACTGAATTGTACCGGGCGGCCTGATCAAAAGTAGCCTGACTTATTTTAACAGCGGGAGCCTTACATTCAATAACCATTATTCTCTCTCCATGGGTATTGAAAATAACAATGTCTGTTCTTTTCTGAAGCTTATTTAAGCTTAGCCCACCCTCAATTTGAATTAGTGATTTTGGGAATTTCTTTTCCAGTATAAGGAACTGTATAAAGTGCTGTCTAACCCATTCTTCGGGTGTAAGTATCAGGTGCTTTTTTCTTACCTCGTCAAATATAAAATAACGCGATTCCTTTAAGGTAATTTTGAAAGGATACTGAGGTAGGTTAAGTGCTGTTGGTATAAATGACATTTGTGTAAAAATAGGCAAAAAATTTTATCTAAGTTTGACCTATCATATGAGTGCTGCAGATATAATCAAAGACATTAAAGCCAGAAAATTTAAACCCGTGTATTTATTGCATGGCGAAGAACCTTATTACATCGATCAGATCATCCATTACATGGAAAGTAATGTGTTGAATGATATGGAAAGAGGGTTTAATCAAACAGTTCTGTATGGAAAAGATACAGATATGGCCACCATTATGAATGCTTCCAAGCGCTACCCTATGATGTCTGACTATCAGCTGATCATTGTAAAAGAAGCTCAGGATTTGAAATGGGCTAAGGAGACTGAGGGAAGTAGTAAAGAGGCTGAGTTTGTACTCAATTATTTTGAAAAACCGATGCCAACCACAATCCTGGTATTAGGTTATAAGTATGCTAATTTCGACAAGCGTAAGAAAATTTATAAAGCAATTGATAAGAGTGGTGCTATATTTCAATCAGAACTGGTAAGAGATTACAAATTGGCCGGCTGGATAGATGATCTTGTAAAAGAAAAAGGCTACAAAATTGCTCCTCAGGCATCAGCATTAATGGCAGAATATCTGGGTACTGATCTTTCCAAGATTGCTAATGAAATAGAAAAACTGCTTTTAAATATAACTAAAGAAACAACAATTGATACTGACCTTGTTCAAAAAAATATAGGAATAAGTAAAGAGTATAATGTTTTTGAATTGCAGAAAGCCCTGGCGGTAAAGAATGTTTTAAAATGTAATCAGATCATCAACTATTTTGCTGATAACCCCAAAGCCAACCCAATGGTTATGGTTATGGCCAATTTGAATTCATATTTTTCAAAGATCTTAAAGTATCATTACCTGCAGAATAAAGGCGATGCCGCTAAAGAACTAGGGGTAAACCCATATTTTATTAAAGACTATGAGGCCGCTGCCCGTAGTTATAGCCTTAATAAAACTTTTGATATCATTAGCCTTTTAAGAGAATATGATTTAAAGAGCAAAGGGGTAGACAGTACAGGCAATACTACCGATGGTGAATTGTTAAAAGAGTTGTTATTTAAGATGATCCACTAATCCCTTTTTTTGATAAAATTAGTTAATTTTATAACTCACATGTCAGAAGTCACTGATTTGTCATTACTTCAAAATGTTTGAAATGCGTAATAAATGCTTTGAATTGTGTAATGAATCTTTATGCTACCTGATGTAGATTTGTCTTACTATAAAATGTAAATTAACTATGATACAAGCCAAAGGTTATGCAGCACAAGATGCTGAAACAGATTTAGCCGCCTGGAGTTTTGAACGCAGGGAGGTTGGACCACATGATGTTCAGCTGGAAATATTATACTGTGGTGTTTGTCACTCTGATCTTCACCAGATAAAGAATGATTGGTTCCCGGGAGTATTCCCAATGGTGCCTGGACATGAAATTGTTGGAAGAGTAATTAAGGTGGGCGACCATGTAAAGAAATTTAAAAATGATGATCTTGCTGGTGTAGGATGTATGGTAGACTCGTGTCAGACTTGCGAAAATTGCAAGGAAGGGCTAGAGCAGTATTGCCTCGAAGGGAGCACACAAACTTATAATAATAAAGGTAGAGATGGCGTACCTACCTATGGTGGTTATTCCAATACTATTGTCGTTCGCGAGGAATTTGTACTCCATATTTCCGATAAATTGCCACTTGCAGCAACAGCGCCATTGCTTTGCGCAGGCATCACTACTTATTCGCCGCTGCGTCACTGGAAAGTTGGTAAAGGCCATAAGCTTGCAGTTTTAGGACTGGGAGGTTTAGGACACATGGGAGTGAAATTTGGTGTGGCCTTTGGTGCTGAAGTAACAGTTTTAAGTACATCAGCTTCAAAGGAAGAAGCTGCCAGAGCATTAGGAGCACATAATTTCGTTGTTACGTCTGATCCTGCACAGTTGGATGCTGTTAGAGGTTCATTCGATTTTATTCTGGATACTGTTTCTGCAGAGCACGATATGAATATGTACCTGTCATTGCTAAGAACAAATGGTGTACATATGTGTGTTGGGGTTCCATCTGAGCCATACTCAATTCATCCGTTTTCACTTTTGGGAGGCCGCAAAAGCGTTGCAGGTTCAGGCATAGGTGGTATACCTGAAACTCAGGAAATGCTTGATTTTTGCGCTGAGCACAATATCGTTTCAGATATTGAAATGATTGATATTAAAGATATAACTGCTTCGTATGCAAGAATGCTTAAAGGCGATGTGCGTTACAGATTCGTAATTGACATGGCTACACTTGGTGGGTAATATTTTGCCTGACCTTTTTCAAACCCGCATTTAAATATATTTAAATGCGGGTTTTTATTTTTCCTTAAAATTAACCTTACAGGAAAATCACCTTTTAGTAGCATAGTCTTGATAATGACCGATAAACAAGTATTTGCTTAATGAAATTTACTTTATCAAAAATAAATACAAGACAAATTTGATAGTATTAATAATTAGAATGATTATTAATGAATAAAATGAACAATAAGTAAAAAAATATCTATTTTTATCATAATCCTTATTATATGATAAAACGGTTACTTTTACTGACGCTTATTTTATTTTTTTATCATATTTCTATAGCATTTTCTCAAATTACTATAGATCAGGTTGCACCCGGGCCTTATGCCCCCGGATCAAGTATAGCAGCAACTTTTACCATAGGTGCGGGGTGCATGGATAAAGCGACTAATAAGTTTGAGCTTTATTTATCAGATGCCGCAGGGAATTTTGTTTCAACTGCCCCTATTGGTTCTTATACTGGTTTTTATACTACCTTCGTCAACGGAATAATCCCTCAGGGAACACCAGCTGGAACTGGATACAGACTAAGAGTAAAATCGACTAATCCGGTGTTTATGGCTGATAGTGGGCCTTTTACAATTGGAGCAGCTACAGTGGTTACTGCAAAGCTTTCATCTGCTTCTACACTCAGTACAAATCCTTTAACTTTTGGTTCTTGTGAAACAGATATTAACCAGGGGGAAACGGTATTTAGTTTTACAAATAAGTCGACTATTGGAAATACTGTAGTAACATTAAAAGATGAACTTAATGGAGGTACTCCCACAACTATAAGTTTTACTTCAGCAGATGAGTTAAAAACGTACACTGCAAAGCTAACGCATTATACAATGTTTGTTAAAACCACGGCAGCAGATGGCTCTGTAGGCACTCAAGCTTATTTTCTAATTAACAATTTGGCTGTTACGGCATTTACTACAACAAGTGGAAATACTGTCTGTTTCCCAATAGGTACTTTTGATTATTTAGTTAATTTAGACAGAGATGGGGGAATAAAGGACAATTTTCCCGGGAACATTTATCATATTGATTGGGGT contains the following coding sequences:
- a CDS encoding efflux RND transporter permease subunit translates to MLKKFIDNPVLSTVISVIIVIVGLLGLYSLPISQYPDIAPPAVEVSTSYQGASADVVMKSVIVPLEEEINGVEHMTYMTSKASNDGSASITINFKQGTDPDMAAINVQNRITKATSLLPAEVIKVGITTSKRLNSEVFSFLLYSEDGKYDQKFLDNYLKINVMPQIKRVEGVGNAAVYGGMDYSMRIWLKPDAMAAYGLIPSDITQALAEQNIEAAPGKVGENSGQSFQYTLKYTGRLEKPAQFENIILKSAGNGQVLKLKDIAEVDMGSFTYSSTIMAQGHESPYVAINQTSGSNANEIIKKCIKILDDASSTFPKGVKYSVFANANEFLDASISKLIVTIIEAFILVFIVVFIFLQDFRSTLIPAIAVPVAIIGTFFFLKLFGFTINLLTLFALVLAIGIVVDDAIVVVEAVHAKLDQGAKSAKKATMHAMSEISGAIISITLIMAAVFVPVTFVTGSVGVFYKQFGLTLAVAIIISAVNALTLSPALCALLLKPHGESHEQKTGFLQRFYAGFNASFSTMTNRYKKSVVFLIGKKWIAFAIILVFSLLFGFLVKTTPTGFVPNEDSGSIYGNVILPPATSLERTEFIANKIDSIARSIPEIELSSRVAGMDLMSGTGSSYAAIFIRLKPWKERTKKGQDIKSIVGQLFAKTAEIKGASIIFFAAPTLQGFGNNDGFEFQLQDKTGGSYKAFDAVIGKFMGTLNQRPEIMYAAISYNTSFPQYEVNVNVAKCKEAGVPVNRVLGTLQGYLGGIYASDFNRFGKQYRVMIQAEAEQRTNKEAINRIYVRNDKGAMAPISEFITLKKIYGPEFINRFNLFTSGAVNGAPKPGYSSGDAIKAIQEVAAQTLPQGYTYEFSGLTLEELSSGSQTLLIFMLSLLFIYFLLSAQYKSYILPFSVLLSLPIGLAGAFLFARLFGLDNNIFLQISLIMLIGLLAKNAILIVEFALMHRLSGMSLIQSVISGATARLRPILMTSFAFIFGLLPLMIATGAGALSNRSIGTAAVGGMLIGTVFGVFVIPALFVVFQSLQEKISGIRKNNEVL
- a CDS encoding efflux transporter outer membrane subunit gives rise to the protein MRKYIGLMILLTVLVSCQVSKKYERPTIETKNVYRDQQLVDTANIATIPWQKLFSDPVLIELITEGLQQNLDLKIAVEHINAARACFKQSKAAFLPDLNGNAAITRSKLAYPQGFGIISSSTQLDVGLTASWEADIWGKLRSSKRSALAGLLQTEEARKAVQTQLISEIANNYFTLLALDEQLIVLEKTVANRKTDVSTMKSLKAANIVTGAAEVQSEANQYAAEVAIPRLKRQIRETENAMNVLLVREAGSINRKSLESQQLSLDLNIGIPAQLLQNRPDVRQAEYAFMQAFETTNVARKLFYPSFSITASSGFTSFSFKDWITPSGLFANIAGGIAQPIFNKGANKARLTAASAAQQESAYLFQKSLLKAGEEVSNALFSYHTAIEQQNIRTKQLQSLQKSVDFTKKLLRYSSATNYTDVLTSEQNLLSAQLDNIGDKLQQWQAVITLYRALGGGCQ
- a CDS encoding type I restriction enzyme HsdR N-terminal domain-containing protein, whose protein sequence is MSFIPTALNLPQYPFKITLKESRYFIFDEVRKKHLILTPEEWVRQHFIQFLILEKKFPKSLIQIEGGLSLNKLQKRTDIVIFNTHGERIMVIECKAPAVKISQATFDQAARYNSVHKTRWLVVTNGLMHCYATIDHKEERFVFIKDLPEYQFL
- the holA gene encoding DNA polymerase III subunit delta — translated: MSAADIIKDIKARKFKPVYLLHGEEPYYIDQIIHYMESNVLNDMERGFNQTVLYGKDTDMATIMNASKRYPMMSDYQLIIVKEAQDLKWAKETEGSSKEAEFVLNYFEKPMPTTILVLGYKYANFDKRKKIYKAIDKSGAIFQSELVRDYKLAGWIDDLVKEKGYKIAPQASALMAEYLGTDLSKIANEIEKLLLNITKETTIDTDLVQKNIGISKEYNVFELQKALAVKNVLKCNQIINYFADNPKANPMVMVMANLNSYFSKILKYHYLQNKGDAAKELGVNPYFIKDYEAAARSYSLNKTFDIISLLREYDLKSKGVDSTGNTTDGELLKELLFKMIH
- a CDS encoding NAD(P)-dependent alcohol dehydrogenase; its protein translation is MIQAKGYAAQDAETDLAAWSFERREVGPHDVQLEILYCGVCHSDLHQIKNDWFPGVFPMVPGHEIVGRVIKVGDHVKKFKNDDLAGVGCMVDSCQTCENCKEGLEQYCLEGSTQTYNNKGRDGVPTYGGYSNTIVVREEFVLHISDKLPLAATAPLLCAGITTYSPLRHWKVGKGHKLAVLGLGGLGHMGVKFGVAFGAEVTVLSTSASKEEAARALGAHNFVVTSDPAQLDAVRGSFDFILDTVSAEHDMNMYLSLLRTNGVHMCVGVPSEPYSIHPFSLLGGRKSVAGSGIGGIPETQEMLDFCAEHNIVSDIEMIDIKDITASYARMLKGDVRYRFVIDMATLGG